The Deinococcus sp. KSM4-11 sequence TCGCCAACCAGTACCTGCGGGTCGATCCGTACGACCGCTCCGTGATGGAAGACCGGGTGACGGCCGCCCGGCACGTGGCGTCCCCGCAGGAACTCGCCCAGTACACGGCCGAGCTTCGGCGCCACATGTACAACTGAGGGCGTCGCCGGTGGCCGTCTGAGCGGGCCGCCGGCATCCCCTATGCTGGAACTCCTATGGGCCAGGCCAAACCAGCGAGTCCGCCGTCCGCCGCGCGGCAGGTGTCCGACAGCCATGACCTGATCCGCGCGCATGGCGTGCGCGTGAACAACCTCAAGGACGTCAGCGTGGAGCTGCCGAAGCGCCGCCTGACCGTCTTCACCGGCGTGTCGGGCTCCGGCAAGAGTTCGCTGGTGTTCGGGACGATCGCCGCCGAATCGCAGCGGATGATCAACGAGACGTACAGCGCCTTCGTGCAGGGCTTCATGCCGACCCTGGCGCGGCCCGACGTCGATGTCCTGGAGGGCCTGACGACCGCGATCATCGTCGACCAGCAGCGTCTGGGGGCCGACCCGCGCTCCACGGTCGGCACTGCCACCGATACGAACGCCATGCTGCGGATCCTGTTCAGCCGGCTGGGGCAGCCGCACGTCGGCTCCGCCCAGGCGTTCTCGTTCAACGTGCCCTCTGTGAGCGGTGCGGGCGCGATCACGCTCGAACGCGGCGGGGAGACCGTCCGGGAAAGCCGCAGTTTCACCGTCACAGGCGGCATGTGCCCGCGCTGCGAGGGCCGGGGGTCGGTGACCGACATCGACCTCACACAGCTGTTCGACGAGTCGAAGTCGCTCCGCGAGGGGGCGATCACCGTGCCCGGCTACAGCGCCGACGGCTGGTTCGGCCGCATTTTCGCCGCCGTGGTGCCGGCGGACGTGCCCATCGCCAGGTTCACGAAGAAGCAGCGGCAGGACTTCCTGTACGGTGAGGCGCGCCGGATCAAGGTGGACACCATCAACCTGACCTTCGAGGGCCTGATCCCGAAGGTGCAGAAATCCATGCTGTCCAAGGATATCGAGGCACTGCAACCGCACGTGCGCGCCTTCGTGGAGCGGGCGGTGACGTTCACGACCTGCCCCGACTGCGGCGGCACCCGGCTCAGCGCGGCGGCCCGGTCGTCGAGGATCGGGGGCATCAACATCGCCGACGCCTGCGCCATGCAGATCACGGACCTCGCTGCGTGGGTCGGCGCCCTGGATGAACCGTCGGTGGCGCCGCTGCTGACCACGCTGCGGCATACGCTGGAGTCGTTCGTCGAGATCGGACTCGGGTACCTCTCGCTCGACCGGCCGGCCGGCACGCTGTCGGGCGGCGAGGCGCAGCGCGTGAAGATGGTCCGCCACCTCGGTTCCTCGCTCACGGACATCACCTACGTGTTCGACGAACCGACCACCGGGCTGCACCCCCACGACATCCAGCGCATGAACGACCTGCTGCTGCGCCTGCGCGACAAGGGCAATACGGTGCTGGTCGTGGAGCACAAGCCGGAACTGATCGCCATCGCCGACCACGTCGTCGATCTCGGCCCCGGCGCCGGGACGGCGGGCGGGACGATCTGTTACGAGGGCGACGTCGCCGGCCTGCGGGCGAGCGGCACCGTCACCGGCCGGCATTTCGATGACCGCGCCACGCTCAAACCGGTGGTGCGGACGCCCTCCGGGGCGCTGGAAGTGCGCGGGGCCAGCACCCACAACCTGCAGGACGTCGATGTCGACATTCCGCTCGGTGTGCTGGTCGTGGTCACGGGCGTGGCGGGATCCGGGAAGAGTTCCCTGATCCACGGCTCGGTGTCCGGACGCGAGGGTGTGGTGTCGATCGACCAGGGCGCGATCCGGGGCTCCCGGCGCAGCAATCCCGCCACGTACACTGGCCTGCTCGACAAGATCCGCACGGCCTTCGCCAGGGCGAACGGCGTCAAGCCGGCCCTGTTCAGCGCCAATTCCGAGGGTGCCTGCCCCGCCTGCAATGGAGCGGGCGTCATCTACACGGACCTGGCGATGATGGCCAGCGTCGAGACCACCTGCGAGGAGTGCGGGGGCAAACGCTTCCAGGCCGCCGTGCTGGAGTACAGATTGGGCGGCCGGAACATCAGCGAGGTGCTGGCCATGCCGGTGACCGAGGCCCTGACCTTTTTCGGCAGCGGTGAGGCCCGCGTGCCAGCCGCACACGCCATTCTCGGGCGGCTGGCCGACGTGGGGCTCGGGTACCTCAGCCTGGGCCAGCCGCTCACGACCCTGTCGGGCGGCGAGCGCCAGCGGCTCAAGCTCGCCACGCACATGGGCGAGCAGGGCGGCGTGTACGTCCTCGACGAACCGACCAGCGGCCTGCACCTCGCCGACGTCGAGCAGCTGCTCGGCCTGCTCGACCGGCTGGTCGACTCCGGCAAGTCGGTCATCGTCATCGAACACCACCAGGCGGTCATGGCGCACGCGGACTGGATCATCGACCTGGGGCCGGGCGCGGGCAAGGGCGGCGGCCAGGTCGTGTTCACGGGCCCGCCCGCCGCCCTGGTGGCCGACCGCGCCTCCCTGACCGGGCAGCACCTTGCGGCCTACGTCGCTCCGTAGCGGCAAAATGTGTAGGGAAGGTTTCGAGCCTCGAGGCCGGATCGGACGATTATCGGGACTTTGGTCGCAGGACTGAAGCGACCTTGGAGCCTGGACAGCGCTTCTGGCAGCGCCTGAAATGGGGGTGCGCTGCCGTTCATGTCGGATGGCTACTGCTTTCCGCGGCCGCGTGTGGAGGTGCGTATGTTCAGAATTCCCCTGACCGCCTGGACGGTCGCCGCCGTTCTCGTCGCGTGTGCGCCAGGACCTTCCACCCCAACGGGGACGGACATGGCTCCAGCACCGGCGGCGACCGTCACCATTCAGGGGTTCGCCTTCGCTCCCGCCGACGTGACGGTCAAGGTCGGCGAGAGTATCCGGTGGACAAACCAGGACAGCGCCCCCCACACGGCCACGGCGGACGACGGATCGTTCGGCACGGCCACGCTGGGCCAGGGCAGGTCGGACAGCGTGACCTTCACCAAGGTCGGCACCTACGCGTACCACTGCGCGGTTCATCCCACCATGACCGCCGTCGTCCATGTGGTCGCCGGCGCATCCGAATCGACGCCACCCACGAAATCGTATTGACGCCGACGTGTCCGGCCCATGTGCTGAGTACGTCGTATGAGGGCCCCGTCCGACGATCTGTACCCTCGCTGTACCCTCGCGTCCACAGGCGGTCAGGGGGTGTTCAGGCTGGCCTGACAGGTCTCGAAGGCGGCCCGCAACGCGAGCAGCGGATCGCCTCTGGGAATGAATTCATGGGCGATGAAGCCGTCGAAGCCCGTGTCACGGATGGCGCGGAACACCGCGTCGTACTGGATCTCCTGCTGAGCGTCCAGGTCGTGCCGGCCGGGGTTTCCGGCCGTGTGGTAATGCCCGATCCGAGCGTGGGTTGACCCGATGGTGCGGATCAGGTCGCCTTCCATGATCTGCATGTGGTACACGTCGTACAGCAGCTTCACGCGGGGTGACGCCACCTGTTCCACGACGGCGAGGCCCCAGCTCGTGTGATCCGCCTGATAGTCCGGGTGATCGACCCGGCTGTTGAGCAGTTCGAGCACCAGGGTGACGCCGGCGTCCTCGGCATGTGGCGCGATAGCGCGCAGCGCGTCGGCGGTGGCGGCAGCTCCTGAGGTGTCGTCGCGGCCGTGGCGGTTGCCACTGAACACGATCAGGTTGGGAATCCCGTGCTGCTCGGCAAGCTTCAGTCGGCTGAGCAGTTCTTGGTGGATGCGCTGGTGCTGTGCGGGGTCGTTCAGGCCCTCGGTGATGGAGGTGTGACCGTTCACGGCGGCGATTTGCAGCCCCATGTCCTTCGCGAGGGCCCAGAGCGACGGGTCGATCAGATCGACGCCCGCGTATCCGGCGTCCGCGGCGGCGCGCAGGAGCGTGGCGGGATCCGTGTCCGGCTGCGCGAAGCTCCACCACGCGAAGGATTGGGCGATTGGCATGTCGTCCACTGTATCCCGCCGCTGAGCGGGCACCGGGCAGAACCCCCGCGGGGGTTGCATCCTTTGGTGAGTGAGTGTACACTCACTCCATGCCGTCCGGTCCTCTCACCCTCTCCACCTCGGATGCGCGGCGAGAAACGGTCATTCAAAGTGCCGTGACCGTCTTCGCCACGGCCGGCTACCTGGGTACGCCGGTCAGCGCCGTGGCCGAGCACGCCAGGATCTCGCCCGCGTATGTGTTCAAACTCTTTCCGCGCAAGGAGGACCTGTTCGTCGCCGCCCTCGAACGCTGTTTCACATTGATACGGTCGGCGCTGGAACGCGGCGCGCAGACTGTCCCGGACGGGAGCCCGGAGGACATCCTGGCCGCGATGGGAGAGGCGTACGCGTCGCTGATCGCCGACCGCTCGCTGCTGATGCTCCAGGTCCACGCGCAATCCGCCGCATCCGTGCCAGATATCGCCGCCTCGCTGCGTGCCGGACTTGCCCTCGTCACCACCTTCGTCAAGACCCGCTCCCAGGCTCCGGACGCGGCCGTACAGCAGTTCATCGCCTTCGGTCAGCTGTGTCACCTGATCACCGTGGCGGAGCTCGACGACAATGCGGCCGACTGGGCGCGCCTGCTGACC is a genomic window containing:
- a CDS encoding hydroxypyruvate isomerase family protein; the protein is MPIAQSFAWWSFAQPDTDPATLLRAAADAGYAGVDLIDPSLWALAKDMGLQIAAVNGHTSITEGLNDPAQHQRIHQELLSRLKLAEQHGIPNLIVFSGNRHGRDDTSGAAATADALRAIAPHAEDAGVTLVLELLNSRVDHPDYQADHTSWGLAVVEQVASPRVKLLYDVYHMQIMEGDLIRTIGSTHARIGHYHTAGNPGRHDLDAQQEIQYDAVFRAIRDTGFDGFIAHEFIPRGDPLLALRAAFETCQASLNTP
- a CDS encoding TetR/AcrR family transcriptional regulator; this translates as MPSGPLTLSTSDARRETVIQSAVTVFATAGYLGTPVSAVAEHARISPAYVFKLFPRKEDLFVAALERCFTLIRSALERGAQTVPDGSPEDILAAMGEAYASLIADRSLLMLQVHAQSAASVPDIAASLRAGLALVTTFVKTRSQAPDAAVQQFIAFGQLCHLITVAELDDNAADWARLLTRNIRHF
- a CDS encoding plastocyanin/azurin family copper-binding protein, coding for MFRIPLTAWTVAAVLVACAPGPSTPTGTDMAPAPAATVTIQGFAFAPADVTVKVGESIRWTNQDSAPHTATADDGSFGTATLGQGRSDSVTFTKVGTYAYHCAVHPTMTAVVHVVAGASESTPPTKSY
- a CDS encoding excinuclease ABC subunit UvrA produces the protein MGQAKPASPPSAARQVSDSHDLIRAHGVRVNNLKDVSVELPKRRLTVFTGVSGSGKSSLVFGTIAAESQRMINETYSAFVQGFMPTLARPDVDVLEGLTTAIIVDQQRLGADPRSTVGTATDTNAMLRILFSRLGQPHVGSAQAFSFNVPSVSGAGAITLERGGETVRESRSFTVTGGMCPRCEGRGSVTDIDLTQLFDESKSLREGAITVPGYSADGWFGRIFAAVVPADVPIARFTKKQRQDFLYGEARRIKVDTINLTFEGLIPKVQKSMLSKDIEALQPHVRAFVERAVTFTTCPDCGGTRLSAAARSSRIGGINIADACAMQITDLAAWVGALDEPSVAPLLTTLRHTLESFVEIGLGYLSLDRPAGTLSGGEAQRVKMVRHLGSSLTDITYVFDEPTTGLHPHDIQRMNDLLLRLRDKGNTVLVVEHKPELIAIADHVVDLGPGAGTAGGTICYEGDVAGLRASGTVTGRHFDDRATLKPVVRTPSGALEVRGASTHNLQDVDVDIPLGVLVVVTGVAGSGKSSLIHGSVSGREGVVSIDQGAIRGSRRSNPATYTGLLDKIRTAFARANGVKPALFSANSEGACPACNGAGVIYTDLAMMASVETTCEECGGKRFQAAVLEYRLGGRNISEVLAMPVTEALTFFGSGEARVPAAHAILGRLADVGLGYLSLGQPLTTLSGGERQRLKLATHMGEQGGVYVLDEPTSGLHLADVEQLLGLLDRLVDSGKSVIVIEHHQAVMAHADWIIDLGPGAGKGGGQVVFTGPPAALVADRASLTGQHLAAYVAP